The genome window AGGTGGGGAATAATAATGTGGTTTTGGATTAGACATTTATCATTTGCAGTTGTGTTAATGGCACTCGCCGTATACTTTCTGTTGGGTGATGGTTCTGTATTCGATATAAAAAAATCTAAAAATGCAGCCGCCGAAGGATTATCACGTTTTTACTCTTCTATTCGTAACCAAGTAAAAAGTAATAAAGAACGAGATAAATTTGTTTTAAAGCTTAAAACACCAGAACAAACCTTAGATAGAGTATTGGCTGAACGTGCGCGAACAGTTGATCCTATGCCAACAAGTTGGACTGGAAAAGCTGAACCGAGGCGCTTTGAAAATGGCACAACACTTAAAAACGTACTCAATAAATACGCAAAAAATGAAGGTATTGAGCTTTACTGGTATTTAAGTAAAGACTACGTAGTTAAAGATCATTTTAGAGTAGACAGTAACTTTACTTCTGCACTTTATCAAATTGGCCGCGCTATAAATGATGACTTTGAGTATGAGGTTTATACTTACTTTTGCCATAAGCAAAGAGCGGCTGTTATTACCGAGTTACCCTCAGAGTTTGTACGTACAAACTGTTTAAAGCTAAAGGTTTAAGGGTTTACACGTACAAAAAACCCAAGCAAGCGCTTGGGTTTTACAATTCAATTCAATTCAATTCAATTCAATTCAAAAATACTATTCCAAATATTCGTTACGTTAGTAATATCTTGTAAAAAAGCTTCTCGCGAGATCAATTTGCCTTTTTGATCCAAGCTCAGCACGTGATAACACGAGCGATAATCAATATACGCTTTGATCAACTGCTGTTTTTGCTCTTTAGTAATACAGCCTATATTTGCTGCATCCGTTAATATTCTTACGTTATCTGAATAAACGGTAAGCTGCTCAAACTCATTCGCGTGTTTAAGTACTAAATATTGCGTAATAAACTCAATATCAGCCATACCACCAATATCTTGTTTTAAATCAAATTGATCAATATTTCCCTTCGCTAGATGGTCGCGCATTTTTTCGCGCATTTTTATTACATCGGCTTTTAACACGGTATCATCGCGCTGTTGGCAAAGAATACTTTTACGAATTTGTGAAAAACGCTCTATAAGATCGTCTTGGCCCAAAATTAACCGAGCCCGCACAAGTGCTTGATGTTCCCACGTCCATGCTTGAGTTTGCTGATAGTGATTAAAGCTCTCTAAATTGATAGCAAGTAAACCTGATGCACCTTCAGGGCGTAATCGCGTATCAAGCTCATACAAAATACCCGATGCAGTACGAGTATTAAATAAATGCATTAAGCGCTGAGCGAGTTTTAAATAAAACTGGCGAGAATCTATCGGTTTTTCACCATTGGTTTGGCTTGAGCCATCATGATTATGCACAAACACCAAATCTAAATCTGAATCGTACCCTACTTCTAAGCCGCCTGTTTTACCATATGCAATAACAGCAAAACCTTTGTTTTCATCATCAGTGCCAGGGGGCATACCAAAACGCTTAACGGTGTTATGCCATGCAATATTAACAGCTTGATCAACAATCGCTTCAGCCAATACGGTTAAGTGATCGCTTACTTTCATTACATCAAGAACACCGGTTGCATCAGCAGCAGCAATTCGTAATTGATGCGTTTGCTTAAATTGCCTAAGCGACTCCATTTGCAGTTCTAAATCGTCATGCTCTATTCGTAAAAAATACTGTCTTATTTCATCTTTATAAGCGGTTAATGGTGTCGGTTTATAAAGAACAGCCGGGTCTATTAGCTCATCCAGCAATATAGGGTAGCGAGAAATATGCTCGCCTATCCATTTGCTATGACAACACAGTAAAACAAGTTGCTTTAATGCACCTTGGTTTTCGTACAGCAATTCTAAATAAGCAGTACGTGAAATTATCTTATTAAAAATTTGGCAAACCATTGTAAAAGCAGCTGCGCTGGCATTAAAGTCATTTAACTGGCTCAATAAAACAGGCATTAATTTATCAAGGGTTTCACGCCCTCTGTTACCTATGTTGACCTTAGACAGCCTTAATTTAAAATCGTTAAGGGGTGTTTGCCATTCATCTCTAGCCTCTTTTAGAAAGCTCACATCACCATGATCCCAAGCACTAATAAATGCACCTTCACAGGTATCTAGTGGTGCGGTTTCTTCACCAATAACGAGTGCAAACTCGCCGTTAACTTGCTTCATTACCTTTTCAATAGTGATTAAAGTGGCAGAAAAATCAGCTTGTTCTAATAATAAATTTAAGCGCTGCTGGTTCAATTCATCATCGGGGAGTGTTTGCGTTTGCTGATCGTCAAATATTTGTAAGTACTGTTCAACTTTTCGCAAATAAAGGTAATTGCGTTTAAGCTCGCTCGCTTCTTGCTCATCTATAACTTGGTTAAGTGCCAGCTCATTTAATGCTTTAAGTAATGATTGAGTTTGTAAATTAGCCTCTCGCCCACCTCGTACCATTTGTAGGGCTTGCACTATAAATTCAACTTCACGAATACCACCAGCGCCTAATTTTATATTATTAGTTAAGCGTTTACGGCGAACCTCCTGTGCAATCATTAACTTCATTTTACGCAAAGATTCAATCACCGAAAAATCAATATACCGGCGATAAACAAACGGCTTTAAAAGCTTAATAAATTCATCCCAATATTTATTAGGCGTGCCAATTAAGCGCCCTTTTAACATCGCGTAGCGTTCCCAGTCGCGACCTTGTTCTTGGTAGTAATCTTCAATGGCATTAAAGCTCATAACCAAAGGGCCACTTTCGCCAAACGGGCGTAGGCGCATATCAACCCTAAATACCTGCCCGTCACCGGTGGCTTGGTTAAGTGATGCAATGAGTTTTTGTGCAACTTTGGTATAAAATACTTGGGCCTCAAGGCTTCTGCGGCCACCTTGGGTTTTTGTACTGCGCGGATATGCAAAAATGAGATCAATATCAGAGGAGTAATTTAGCTCTTGTCCGCCAAGTTTTCCCATACCCAACACCATTAACGGCATTGCTTGGTTTTGCTCATCAAGCGGCTCACCATTTACTTTTGCCACCTGTGCATGCGCCCATTGGTTAGCACTATTTATTAGCATGTCAGCCAGTTGGCTTATGTAATTAATACTATCAGCAATGGGATTGTTACAGCATAAATCTAAAAAGGCGACTTTGAGCCAGTACTTTTCACGATATTGGCGAAGTACTTTATGGCACTGCACTTCATCAATGTCAGCTAAGTTAAGGTTTTTAAAAGGAGAATCTATTGCTCTATTTTGTACTTCGTCTTTGCATAATAGCCAAGTATTTAAATCAGGTTGTGATTCTAAACTGCGCCAAGCAAAGTCGCTTAATGCTAATAACCTTACAACTTCACTTTGTTCACTTTGTTGCGGGTATAACTGTTCAAAGCGCATCAAGCCAAGTTTTTGTAATTGAATAGGAAGTTGCTTTACGTTACTCATCAATCCTCTCTTTTATATCATCAATAACCGTACTAGAATGATTAAAACCTAGAAAGGTTAACTTAATTAGGATTACCATGTCATATTTGTCTTTATCTAACACTAGTTTTATTGCGATTGCCATTAGTTTTGCGGTTATTTGCATAACTATTTTTTGTTTACGAGTTGTCACTCAAATCAAAGCAAAACAAGCGCTTAAAGATGAGCTAGCACAACACGACAACTTTGCCATGGGTATTAGTTTTGCATCTGAAATATCAGTTGTTATAGCCACTATGGCTTTCTTATTTGACGAAATAAGTATAAGTACCGCACAGTCAAATCCGTTAAAAGTGTTAATTATTATTATTCTTTTATTCACTTTTATAAAAGTGGGTCATTTAATTCACAGAAAATGGATACTTCACAGGTTTAACGAAGAAGCTGCCATACTAAAACAAAATGTATGTGCTGCATTGGTAGATTCAGGCATGCTAATCGCTAACTGTATTATCGCACTTGGCTTGTACACGTGGACGCACACCCAAGGATTCAGCAACTTACTTATTGCTTGTGTTAGCTTTTTTACGCTTCAGGGAATGTTTGCACTGGATAGTAAAATACGAGAA of Pseudoalteromonas arctica A 37-1-2 contains these proteins:
- a CDS encoding toxin co-regulated pilus biosynthesis Q family protein, encoding MWFWIRHLSFAVVLMALAVYFLLGDGSVFDIKKSKNAAAEGLSRFYSSIRNQVKSNKERDKFVLKLKTPEQTLDRVLAERARTVDPMPTSWTGKAEPRRFENGTTLKNVLNKYAKNEGIELYWYLSKDYVVKDHFRVDSNFTSALYQIGRAINDDFEYEVYTYFCHKQRAAVITELPSEFVRTNCLKLKV
- the glnE gene encoding bifunctional [glutamate--ammonia ligase]-adenylyl-L-tyrosine phosphorylase/[glutamate--ammonia-ligase] adenylyltransferase — its product is MSNVKQLPIQLQKLGLMRFEQLYPQQSEQSEVVRLLALSDFAWRSLESQPDLNTWLLCKDEVQNRAIDSPFKNLNLADIDEVQCHKVLRQYREKYWLKVAFLDLCCNNPIADSINYISQLADMLINSANQWAHAQVAKVNGEPLDEQNQAMPLMVLGMGKLGGQELNYSSDIDLIFAYPRSTKTQGGRRSLEAQVFYTKVAQKLIASLNQATGDGQVFRVDMRLRPFGESGPLVMSFNAIEDYYQEQGRDWERYAMLKGRLIGTPNKYWDEFIKLLKPFVYRRYIDFSVIESLRKMKLMIAQEVRRKRLTNNIKLGAGGIREVEFIVQALQMVRGGREANLQTQSLLKALNELALNQVIDEQEASELKRNYLYLRKVEQYLQIFDDQQTQTLPDDELNQQRLNLLLEQADFSATLITIEKVMKQVNGEFALVIGEETAPLDTCEGAFISAWDHGDVSFLKEARDEWQTPLNDFKLRLSKVNIGNRGRETLDKLMPVLLSQLNDFNASAAAFTMVCQIFNKIISRTAYLELLYENQGALKQLVLLCCHSKWIGEHISRYPILLDELIDPAVLYKPTPLTAYKDEIRQYFLRIEHDDLELQMESLRQFKQTHQLRIAAADATGVLDVMKVSDHLTVLAEAIVDQAVNIAWHNTVKRFGMPPGTDDENKGFAVIAYGKTGGLEVGYDSDLDLVFVHNHDGSSQTNGEKPIDSRQFYLKLAQRLMHLFNTRTASGILYELDTRLRPEGASGLLAINLESFNHYQQTQAWTWEHQALVRARLILGQDDLIERFSQIRKSILCQQRDDTVLKADVIKMREKMRDHLAKGNIDQFDLKQDIGGMADIEFITQYLVLKHANEFEQLTVYSDNVRILTDAANIGCITKEQKQQLIKAYIDYRSCYHVLSLDQKGKLISREAFLQDITNVTNIWNSIFELN
- a CDS encoding DUF350 domain-containing protein, with the protein product MSYLSLSNTSFIAIAISFAVICITIFCLRVVTQIKAKQALKDELAQHDNFAMGISFASEISVVIATMAFLFDEISISTAQSNPLKVLIIIILLFTFIKVGHLIHRKWILHRFNEEAAILKQNVCAALVDSGMLIANCIIALGLYTWTHTQGFSNLLIACVSFFTLQGMFALDSKIREHRFAKANQGASLQSNFNLENTSIGIRYAGKSIGLALAVYAGLSSAAFQNGKMVENIFTLVMHCGVMWILLYSLTYVIKVISLPNIDTALEIDHQDNIGVACIEFAVFCAIGYLLISMFSL